A window from Canis aureus isolate CA01 chromosome 23, VMU_Caureus_v.1.0, whole genome shotgun sequence encodes these proteins:
- the KCNE3 gene encoding potassium voltage-gated channel subfamily E member 3: METTNGTETWYESLHAVLKALNATLHSNLLCRPGSDNLTGERRASLPGRDDNSYMYILFVMFLFAATVGSLILGYTRSRKVDKRSDPYHVYIKNRVSMI; the protein is encoded by the coding sequence ATGGAGACCACCAACGGGACTGAGACCTGGTATGAGAGCCTGCACGCAGTGCTGAAGGCTCTAAACGCCACTCTTCACAGCAACTTGCTCTGCCGGCCAGGGTCAGACAACCTGACTGGGGAGCGGCGGGCCAGCCTACCTGGCCGTGATGACAACTCCTACATGTACATTCTCTTTGTCATGTTTCTATTTGCTGCCACCGTGGGCAGCCTCATCCTGGGATATACCCGCTCCCGCAAAGTGGACAAACGCAGTGACCCCTATCATGTGTATATCAAGAACCGTGTGTCTATGATCTGA